AATGTGTGATTGTTATGTGGTATAAATCAATTAACATCTACAGAAGTTATGAccatttaaattaaaaatttgtttatCATATATAAAGCTTCCAGTGCCATGTATGGAATAAAGTAGTGACCTCCCATTATAATAAATAGAAGCTTCCATATAGAACTAAAACTTTTACTTGTCGTCATCATACCTTTAATTCTCCAACCTCGGTACCTGAAGTAGTAGAAGTAATAGACAAGTCTTCAGATTGAGTAGAGGATACTTTGTGCCTACATTGAAGAAAACTACGGTTTACAAAAGTACTTGCAGATTGCAGTAAGCAGAAATCTAAAACCACAAATCATGTAAGAACGAAGCAGAAAATGGTAAAGCAACTATATGTACCTGACAATACAGCACATATAGCAGGAAGATACTTGAGACTTTtcctataaaataaaatcaaaaaaatTTAGGAAAATCAAATACTGCAAGATAAACAACTCCACCTAGTTATCAAAACCAGTAAAAACCCaggaaaccctaaatctagttGCAATCATTAGACAAACAAACCACATATTCCTTTGTCATGGCACTGTTTCACACCAAGATTGATCATAAGCTGCAGCCACACCAGATCACTActcatgaaagaaaagaaaacgtgAATCACAGCTCCAGCCATTCTGTTACAGTCTCTTCTAGAAACCCATAGCTATTCTGTTATATCTTCTAGAATTATGTAAATGATTCTCTCCTAGTTTCCAGGAATTAAGTTATAGATCTCTATATATAAATACGATTAGTTGTAACagattagaaaagaaaataatgaaaatatctctttgagttttctctctctttacaaTTCTCTCTGTTTTTCATCATGGTATCACAAGCCTTTTGCTTCACAGCTTCCCTTACTCTCTGAatcttcatcttcaacctctagacctcacctgcaactctTTTCTCTGCCATGGCCTCCTCTGCTTCTTCACCTGCTACCAATCCTAGCCCGATCTTTCCTCTCACTGCGGCTTCCTCATCGACGATGCAGGTTCAGAATCTCGGTCCGGTCATCCCCGTTCGACTCACCGAGACCAATTACTTACTCTGGAAATCTGTGTTTCTTCCAGTACTCCACAAGTACCGCCTTCTCTCAATCGTCGACGGATCTGAACCATGTCCCCCGGAGAAGGTTCTCTCTTCCTCCGGTGAGCTTGTCCCTAACGATGCcttcctttcctggtttgagCGCGATCAACAGCTTCTCATCTGGATCAATTCCACGCTCTCTGAGTCTGTTTTTCCCTACATCATCGGCTATACTCATGCTCGTGATCTCTGGCTCAATCTTGAAGCTCGCTTTGCCGGACTCTCTCAAGCTCACCTTCTTCATCTCCGATCTCGCCTTCAAACGGCCAAGAAAGGTACTCTTTCCATGACCGCCTATCTTCAATTACTCAAAGGTTACGCCGATAGTCTTGCGGCTCTCGGAGCTCCGGTGAGCGACTCCGATCTTGTTGCTTATTGCCTTCAAGGCCTCTCCAACGAGTACTCCTCCTTTGCCACCGCCCTACGCACCAGAATGAGAGTTCTTCCGGTCACTTCTGCGGAGCTTCACAACTTACTTCTCTTAGAAGAAATCATTCTCGAGGATCGTAAGCAGCTCAACCTCGAGTTGTCTGCTCCTGCTTCTGCCTTCGCTGCCACATCTACTGCTCCTTCCACCTCTCGCGGCGGCGCTCGCGGCGTTTCTCCTTTTCGTGGCCGTGGCCGGAACTCGTCCTTCCGAGGTACCTCTCGTGGCTCCTTTACTTCTCCTTCCTCTCGCCCTCACATCCAGTGCCAGATCTGTGACCGTCAAGGTCACTCTGCTATCGATTGTTACAACCGCATGAACCATGCCTACGTTGGCCGCATCCCTCCGGCAAAGCTCACAGCTCTTTTTGCTGCTCCGACTGCCCCAACCGAGTCTCCTGTTGCCTTCGCTGCTCAGCCTACAGCTCCGACTTTTCCTACACAGTCTTTTTCCCAAGCACCTGCTGTGCATCCACCATACTCTCCTTCTTCACCAGGCTTCAACTTCTCTGCTGCTCCGATTGCTAACTCTACTTGGTTAGCTGACTCCGGTGCTAGTCAGCATGTCACGCCTgacctctctcatctctctgaAGTCACTCCATACACTGGTAACGCTAAACTAACAGTTGGTAATGGAAACAATTTACAGATTGCTCATATTGGATCATCACTTATGCATACGCCCTCTGCCTCTTTTAAATTGACGAATGTTCTACATGTTCCTGAAATCACACATAATCTACTCTCTGTAAATCGATTTGTTACTGATAATGATTGTGCATTTGTTCTCACTCCTACTGGTTCAATGATCAAGGATTTGGGACTCAGGAGAACTCTTTCTCAAGGGCCAGTGCATGATGGGGTCTATCCCATCCAATTCACCTCATCTCCACCTTCAGCTCGTTCCGCAGCATCACACTCTTCTCCTCAGGCTCATTCTACCTCTTTACTTTCTGGTAATCTGTGGCATGCTCGCTTTGGTCAAGCCAATTCTACTATTGTCAATAAGGTACTGCAGGCTCTCAATGTTCCAGCTCCATCATCCACACACTCTCTTTGTGTTCACTGTATGCAAGGCAAAGCTCACAGGCTTCCCTTCTCCACATCAAGCAACTCCAGCTCTGGTCCACTTCAGCTTCTTCATGCCGATATTTGGGGGCCTGCCTCGATTTCATCTGTATTAGGGTATAGATTCTTTCTCAGCCTAGTTGATGACTGGTCTAGGCATTGCTGGATTATACCATTGTACAAGAAATCTGATGTACCTGCTGCATTTCATATATTCAAACTTCGTCTTGAGAATTTGCTATCTACTTCTATTCAAACTTTGCGTTGTGATAATGGTGGTGAATTTACTAGCTCTGTCTTCAAAAGTTATCTTGCTAAGCACGGCATATCTCATCAATTTAGCTGCCCTCACACTCCTCAACAAAACGGTGTTGTCGAGCGTAAACATCGACACATCGTTGAGATGGCCAGAACCATCCTTGCACAATCCCAATTACCTTTCTGTTATTGGCTTGACGCTTGTCAAACTGCTTGTTTTATCATCAACAGGCTCCCTACATTGCATTCCAAGTCTCCTTTTGAAATGCTTTTTCAAAAGTCTCCGGATTATTATCTTCTTAAACCTTTTGGTTGCCTCTGCTTTCCTTGGCTGCGGCCTTACACCACACACAAGTTTGAACCTAGGAGTAGTCCATGCATATTCATTGGGTACAGCCATGATCACAAGGGTTATAATTGTCTCGATCCCTCTTCTGGTCGCGTTTACACATCTCGGCATGTTCAATTTGATGAACTCTCTTTTCCTTATAAGGATCTCATTTCAAAATCACAACCACCCACAAACTCGTGTCCACCTGTTTTCTTACAACCTTTTTCACCTCCTTTCACTAAATCTTCTTCCCCGTTCCTGTCTCATATTCCTTCTCCACCTTCACCTCCAGTCCATCATAACTCAACCTCCTCTCCATTACCTTCCCCTCCTTTACCTTCATTACTGTCACCTTCAGTACATCAAAACACAAATCCACCTCCGTTACCTTCACCTCCACCTGATGTTTCATGTTCACAACCtcacccatcatcatcttctctcCCAATTGTACCTGCTCCTCGAAAGCGAGTTAGAGGCACTTCAAACACTCACAACTTGTTCACTCGTTCCAAGACTGGCCACAACAAGCCTAAAGCTCTCTTGGCTACCAAACATACTATTTCCCCAGCccctgctctatttgcttcatgtCCTATTACCCCCACTTCCTACTCCCAAGCCTGTAAGTATCCCGAGTGGAATAATGCTATGCAAGAAGAAATTAATGCCCTTACTCAAACTGCAACCTGGTCCTTGGTTCCTCTAGTTCCTGGCATGAATGTGGTGGGTTGCAAATGGGTTTATCGGATCAAGCATAAGCCTGATGGTTCTGTTGATCGGTTCAAAGCTCGTCTGGTAGCAAAGGGTTACCATCAGCAACAAGGAATCGATTATCTTGAAACATTCTCTCCTGTGGCTAAACCAAGCACTATCCGCCTCCTATTCACCTTTGCTGTTCAGTACTCTTGGCCTATCCTCCAAATTGATGTCAACAATGCCTTTTTGCATGGTCATCTCAAAGAGGAGGTCTACATGGAACAGCCCCCTGGCTTCCGGGTCTCTTCTCCTACACCAATGGTGTGTAAACTTCAACGTTCTCTCTATGGCCTTAAACAGGCCCCTCGAGCATGGTATGATGAGCTTTTCCACTCCTTACTTGACATTGGCTTCACACCTTCTCTTAATGATACTTCACTCTTTTATTACGTTGCTGGAAATCATATTGCTGTCATGCTTGTTTACGTTGATGATATTCTGCTCACTGCTTCCTCGACCTCTCTTTGTGATTCCATTATCAGTCACCTCCAATCCAAGTTTCCTATTAAACCACCTACTCCAGTCTACTATTTTTTAGGCCTTGAGGTCCATAGAACCAGTGACAAGCTCTACctctctcaaaccaaatataCCTTTGACCTCCTTACCAAATATCACATGCTCGGCGCTAAACATTGCACCACTCCTTCATCTTCTCTTCGCCTTGATACCTCGGGCACTCCCTTGGCTAATCCTACTGAGTACAGGTCTTTGGTTGGTGCTCTACAATATCTCACATGGACTCGGCCCGATGTCTCCTTTGTTGTTGGCCAATTGTGCCAATTCATGCATTCCCCTCAAGACATTCATCTCCAAGCATCTAAACGGGTTCTTCAGTACCTCAAAGGCACTATTCATCATGGCCTACTGTTCTCTAAGGGTGACTTACTCTTGCATGGTTACTCTGACGCTGATTGGGCTGGTTGCCCCGTTGATCGTCGCTCTATCAGTGGCTATTGCATCTTTCTTGGTTCTAACCTCATTTCCTGGTCCTCCAAGAAACAACACTCTGTTTCTCGCTCTTCCACTGAATCGGAGTATCGTGCTTTAGCTCAATCTGCTGCTGAAATCATATGGCTTTGCAAATTACTTCGGGACTTTCATTTTGCTCTTCCTACACCTCCCTGTATCTGGTGTGACAATGTCAGCGCTCTTGCTCTAGCCTCTAATCCTGTCAATCACACTCGGACCAAACACATCGATATGGATTATCATTATATCCGTGAATTGGTCCTCCGTAAGTTCCTTCAGGTTTCCTACATCTCTACAATTCATCAACCTGCTGATATCTTCACCAAGTCCCTCACCAAGGATCGTTTCAGTTTCTTATGTGGCAAGCTTCCAGTTCGTGCCACTCCCTTCAGCTTGAGGGGGGATATTGATCATAAGCTGCAGCCACACCAGATCACTACTcatgaaagcaaagaaaacgTGAATCACAGCTCCAGCCATTCTGTTACAGTCTCTTCTAGAAACCCATAGCTATTCTGTTATATCTTCTAGAATTATGTAAATGATTCTCTCCTAGTTTCCAGGAATTAAGTTATAGATCTCTATATATAAATACGATTAGTTGTAACagattagaaaagaaaataatgaaaatatctctttgagttttctctctctttacaaTTCTCTCTGTTTTTCATCAGAAGTAACTGCACAACCACCATAATAAATTTGCCAAGAGGAGCAATAGATGGTAAAACAACTGAAACTTACTGgggattgagagagaaagagataccTGAAAAGCCAACCGTTTCTTTTCGATAAGAATGAGAAGCACACACAATATACATAGATACAGCCCCTCCAAATAATTCCAAAGCCCTTATTATGACAATTGAAACATTCATCATCCACTCATAGCAAGGCCAATGTAACAAATAGATCAGCTGTGCACTGCCAAGATAAGTTTTTAATAAGGGGACACAAAAAATGCAGATAACCAAGTTAGATATAGAGCTAATGGGGCCTTAAAAATGCAGCCTTTTTGCAAAGAATCTATCGTGTTTCCATAGTACTTGTACTAAATCAGGACTTCCACAATTCTAAGGGCAATTCTATCAGTTCACAGATTACCCATATAGCTCTGTTCACTCATTAGACCAAAATTTTCAAGTAAAATTAACATCTTGAATTCTTAAAAAAAAGCAACCTGAACCTGAATCACAATATGTGCAAACCCAATCAAAATCCTACATTCAATTAGTTTAAGCTAATTGCAGAAACTGGAAACCAATATTGGAAATCGATGCCAAACATAAACCCCAACCCTAAAGCTGAATTTATCATCCATTAGATCAAAGCAAAGAGAAACCAATCATCTgcattagagagagagagagagagagagagagagagagagagagagaggcgaaaAGGAACATGGAGTCCTAAAGCTTGGCGGTAGACTTCTTCTCAACGCCGAGAATGATGGTGTCGGTGCCACGGACGCCGATGGCAGCGTTACCCTTTCGCACGGCTTCGAGGACGTGCTTGACCTAGAAGAGCTGGCCGTCAGGAGAAAAAACTGTAATGGCCCTATTGTACCTcaccatctttcttcttctactctattgctttcttcttcttcctcatgtAGATTATTCAACAAGTATTGTCTCACAAGATAAGCTGCTTTATCTGTCTCTTGCCAAAACTGCAGGAAAACTCAATTAGAATTTCAATGTTGAGCCCCGTTCAATGAAATTGGAATGAACCTGGAAGGGCCAAAGGTGAGGGTGATCGATGGAGTCACCGCGCTTGAAATAAACCTTGACTGAAGAAGTGTCAGAGACCTAAAACCTCTTCTGCATCTTAgacgaggaggagagagaaagtggatctgggACACTCTATCTCCTCCATCATTGAAGAGGATTTGGATTTCAGGGGATAAAGAATAGAAGCAAGGAGATCGAGAGACTAAGAGAGGTTTCCGGAAAGAGGGGTTTCGcggggaagagagagatagagaagggAGGGCCCGAATCCGCGATTGAGAAAGCTCGAGAGGGGTTatgtttcattttgttttgtttttcttcttcttcagacacGATGTGGCAAGGACTGGGTGAGGGCACAATTAAACTAGAATTTCTAAAGtcgctcacacaacagaaacttcACCAACTGTCGTATGAGTGCActacataaaaattaaaatgccAAAACATGGCGCCTACaatattttgagccaaaatgttgCCGCTCAGTTCtaacttcacacaacagaaaaaatttaaatatgttgtctgatgaccaaaGCTTACACTAGGCCTATAtaggggaagacattcaagcaagcttacTCAAATAAtggtgcttagtttttcaatcacacaatggAAATAATGAAACCCGTTGTACCTAATAGCCCAATTTTTAGTGTTTCAAGagccaaccaagactccaaagtggagggaaatttgccgctaaattttttaacactcagacgacatacaatacttaattctgttgtgtaatgtagttttgataaaaaaaagttatcattttgttgacattcacacaacagaatatttctaataccgttgtacaatcgagtttacttaaacacacaacagatgatttctattctgttgtgtgattagtgttgtgtgattaactttttgtagtagtgtgcaTATACTAGTGACTTCGAGGTGACATGAAATCATGCATTTGATCGTGAATTTTTGATTAAGTACTGAGAAATTTAGTTCTTTCTCTATGATTCTTGGCATTATCTTCCGTATGTTTAGCATTTAATTTTCTCCAGTACGTACAAGGCACAACCAACTAAGCGGTACTTGGGGATGTGAAGCCCAGGATACTATAAGTAAAGAGGATTGGGCTTAGCCCGTGCTGCCACTATGCGTGTAAAACTACTACGGGAAGGAATACTATCGTCTTATAGGCTCTACTAGGCAGTAGTTCAAGGTTCAAGGATGAACAACTCAATCAGtaatttcttccttttctttagcAAGATAGTTGGACGTTGTGGTTAACCTGATTCAAGGGCTATGAATATATGCCTTAGAAATAGAAACACATCGATTGGAAGGGCTGCTGAACAAGAAGATGGTTCAACACCATACCTCCTGCAGCATCATCTGCAAATAGTGAATTGCAACCTATTGCTTTAAACTCGTTTCCTTATCAAACATTTTATTTATTGGCATTCTTTTATGAATATTTCCAAAAACATGATACCAAAACTAAAtacttagaaaaataaaagttcGAAAGTGTAAAGTGTTCCGGTGTAATTAACATGCAACAACAAGTGAAAGTTTTACATTTTCGAGTTTGAAATTGACATTGGCAATAATGACATATTAAAAGGGGGTTATAATTTACAAGTTGCATCGTTCGATGGAAATTCAGTTAAAATGGCAGTTTTTGTTAGCAGGCAATCCTCCGATCACCAAGGCCTCATGATCGATCATTCATGAGTTAAAACGATCACATACGACGTGGACCCAACTCAACCAGAAGAGAGCCCCACTATCTCCCACGTTCAGTCATCTCATTCTCAACTTTAATGCAAACAACGTTGATGTTATATAACTGTATAGACGTACTGCTTAATATATAACCCTACATTGAAGGcgatggatgatgatgatgatggaagcCATTAATTCGCATAAATAGCTCACAGAGCCATCCTCGTATAAGCCACAGAAGAGCAAGCATTGGAAGCCTCCTATGCACAACAAGCTAAAATTAAATGTTGATGGCGCTTTCTTGCCATCGTCAACATCTGGGGTGCTGGAGGCTAGGTGTTCTAAGGAATGCAGCTGGTGAGTTTATAGCTGGTTTTTCACATCATTGTAATCGTGTTGCCTCTGCACAGTATGTGAGCTGTTGGCAATCAAGATGGGACTCATGGGAGTAGTGCTACTTCAGTATGCAAGTTACTAATGTTGATCTGCAAAGTGATTGTTTGCTAGCAGTACAAGCTATTTCAGCCACTGAGTTGGACATTTCTAAACACAAAAACTTGATCTGTGATTTTTAAGCTTGTTTGAAAACCATTCTAGGACTAACAGTTAATTGCTCATACTTCTTTAGCTACAAAGTGTGTTGCCCACATATTAGTTAGTTTAGCTTATGAGTCCATGCCAGTACGAGCAATGTTTGGCATAACAATGCTCCGGCTACGCAGTGTTGGATGCAGTTATCTATGATTGTAATCATCTTGATTGATCCATACAATTCATTTTttactaaagaaaaaaattaaaatttgaaaataacACCTGAGGATTATTTTCTACCAATTATATTGGTATTAAATGAGGATTTCCTACTTAGGAGCGACaatcaaacaaatgaaacaaTCCAAATGCTTCGAACTTTACTTTTCTGTAATTATGTGTCCCTTTCTTTGCTCTCACGTCTTTACTATGAACCTTCGATTATAACTTTTGAAATTTTATATAACTCCACCAACAAGGTGCCTTAATCCAAACTGTTGGGACCATGTTATAATTTCCCGTTGCGTACGATAGCAGGCGCTGGATCGTCTATATCACATGACCTTCTCCATGAAAACAACATCTTTAACCCACTCTAACAGTCCAAATTGTAAAGAATTACCCAATATACTCTTCTCGGATATCGGCAAGATGccttgattttccttattttttggCGGGTTTAGATCCATAAATACCCAAGAAGGAAGGTCCAGAAACTTCACAGACGCCTAGCCAGCCATGTTTGTCAAGGTTTCTGTTCTCCTAGTACTACTAGTACTTCTGGCACCAGCAGAAGCCCAAGACCTCAATTTCATCTACAATGATGGTTTCACTGGCCGTTCTGGTCTTAATCTCAGTTTAGACGGCATAGCAGAGATCACACCAACAGGTCTCTTGAAGCTTACAAACGACACCAAACTGAAAAGTGGTCATGCCTTCTACCCTAACCCAGTAACCTTCAAGAACTCAGAGAACGACACCGCTTTCTCCTTCTCCACCAACTTTGTTTTTGCAATCCGATCAGAGTACACTACTCTCAGCGCCCATGGAATCGCCTTTGTCATCGCTCCGACGAGAGGCCTCCCCGGAGCTCTGCCGAGCCAGTACTTGAGCCTGTTCAACGGGTCCAACAATGGGAATTTCTCCAATCATGTTTTTGCTGTGGAGCTTGACACGATCCAGAACACGGAATTCAGTGACATCAATGAAAACCATGTTGGGATCGACATCAATGGCTTGCACTCTGTCCAAGCTGCTCCAGCTGGTTATTTTGATGGTCAGTTCAAGAACCTGAGTCTTATCAGTGGTAAAGAAATGAGAGTTTGGGTTGAATATGATGGTACCAAGAAGCAAATTGAAGTTACTATTGCTCCAATTGCTGTTGCAACGAAACCCACAACTCCACTTTTGTCTTTGAAATATGACCTTTCCCCAATTCTCAACAAAACCATGTATGTTGGCTTTTCTTCTTCAACTGGTTCATTATTCACATCCCATTATGTAGTGGGTTGGAGCTTTAGGATGAATGGCCAAGCTCAAGATCTTATAGCTTCCAAACTTCCCAAGTTGCCTAGCATTGCAGGTAAAAAGAGGTCCATGCTTTTCACCTTTGGTGTGCCTCTGATTTCAGTGAATTTGTTTTTGCTGGTGGTTTCTGGGGTGCTTTATGTCATAAGAAGGAAGAGGAAGTTTGCAGAAGTGCTTGAAGATTGGGAGCTAGAGTATGGTCCTCAGAGGTTTAAGTACAAAGAACTGTATATAGCCACCAAAGGGTTTCGGGAAAAGGGGCTTTTGGGAACTGGGGGATTTGGTAAAGTTTATAGAGGTTTATTACCCTCCTCTAAAATTGAGATTGCAGTGAAGAGGGTATCACATGAATCAAGACAggggatgaaggaatttgtagcAGAAATTGCTAGTATTGGCAGGCTTCGTCACCGGAATTTAGTACAACTGTTAGGATATTGTAGGTATGGTCTTCAAATTTTGATAATATATTTACCAAATTTCTCTAGTTCTCTGTTTTACTCCAGTACATTTTAGTAATTTTATTTCATACAACTCTCTTGATATTTATATTTCTGATGTTAAACTCTGGTGTTAAATAGTAATGATATATATTGTTTacttattctctaaaatcttcaACTTTTGGAGTACAAAGATTGCTTAACATGTTATCACAACCTTATATGCATAAAGTCTGGAGTTTTCACATCTCTCATGTAATcaaattatatattttgatttgtttgtctCACCATGTGCAAATTTTGACTGTATATGATTGTTAATTTGATATACGTCATTAGCTCATTCCTTGACAGTTTAAATATTCTAAGACACAATAAGCATTTGTATACAAATATTTCCTTTAACACGGATGTGTAATGCCTTGCTTGCAGGCGAAAAGGGGAGCTGCTTTTGGTCTATGACTACATGCCTAATGGAAGCTTGGACAAATACCTCTATGATCAACCTCAGGTGACCCTTAATTGGAGCCAGAGGTTTAAAGTCATCAAAGGTGTGGCTTCTGGACTGTTATATCTTCATGAAGAATGGGAACAGGTTGTGATTCATAGAGATGTGAAGGCCAGTAATGTGTTGCTAGATGGGGAAATGAATGGAAGGCTAGGAGATTTCGGGCTTGCAAGATTATACGACCATGGAACAGACCCTCAAACTACTCATATAGTTGGAACACTTGGGTACCTAGCCCCAGAGCACACAAGAACAGGTCGGGCCACCACGAGCACCGACGTGTTTGCTTTTGGGGCATTTTTGCTCGAAGTTGCTTGTGGAAAAAGGCCAATTAAGACACAGGGTCCAGAAGATGTGATTTTGGTTGATTGGGTGTTTTCTTGTTGGAATAGGAGTAACATCCTTGAGGCAAGAGATCAGAGCATTGGTATGGATTTTGTAGCCGAGGAAGTGGAGTTGGTGTTGAAGCTTGGGCTTTTGTGCTCTCATTCGGAGCCAGCGGCAAGGCCTAGCATGCGACAAGTCGTTCAGTACTTGGCCAGTGATGCTGCTTTGCCGGAAGTGTCACTTCTTGGGCTTTCTTCTAGTGGCTTAACAGGTGGACACCGTGATGGTTTTGATGACTATACTTTGTCGTATCAATCTTCCTTAGGCAATAAGTTCTCGCATCATTCATCATATGTTGCAGAGTCGGCACTACTTTCAGGTGGTCGTTGATTCCAAGCACTGAGTATATATTCGTTCAAAAACTTGGAATCAAAAGCCATACTACTTGCATATATATACACCTCTGGAAGTTTATTATTTCTTATAGCTTTTATAAGTAATGGGAAACCAATTGAAAATCTCCGCCGCACCTTCTCAACATTCATGTATCACCACCGTCTTTCTTTCCCGCCGAATTTCAAAGAAAAGCAGTACTCTTTCTGAAATCTGGACTAAATGGTAGTGTCTATTTCCCTAATTTGTATGCCTTTCTGAAGTTGGAATGCTTGTAATCTGTTATTGAAAAAGTGTTCATCACATTAAGAGTTTCCTAATTTGTATTGTAGCTTACTCATATTTGGCTAATAAACcctatataaaattataaacccCATATAATAGCTAATGTAAATTCAGTTAACTTTATACTCCTTTATGAGTTTATGAATCCTAGCTAactaattttgattttatgttcATACTCCCTGTTCAGAATATCATTCTGTTCAAGATCTCTCTTGAACCAATTTGTTGTGTTTGCTGCTTGCAACCTGCTTCTGAAAATGTTAAATCTTGGTGTCAAGTTTAGTTTAATTATCTGTTACCTGGATCCATCACTATGGATGATGTGGCTGTAAGAACCCAATTGGACATATCATCTAATAATAAAGTTTACACAATAATAATATGTGATGTCTTTTCAATTAAATCAAAGGATCATATATGCAGTAAATCAGTGGCTATAATGTTGTGATTGATGCTATAGATTATGAGCCTAATAATATGTCTTAAAGGATATGAAATCAAGTGACTTAACCACTAAGGAGGTGCATATGGTAAGTGATAAATTCTCTTTGATGGGTGGGTTCTATCACATGGCACCTATATAAGTCAAGGTCCATGTTCTCTCAATTCTACTGGTTCACAAGTAATCTCGCCCCATTGAGAGATAGAACAAATCACTGTTGGAGATAACAGAAGACTTTGTCTTACCGAATCCTTGCTTGAAGACGATGGACTCCATAGGTATTCATTCTATTTATGAACATTTATAGTCATTCAAAATGTTTTGTACTTGtatctctatctctatgcaGATTATGACAtgttcatatttatttttatgatctgacaagtggtatcagagtcACTCTGCATATATAGAGATCGGTTGAAGTTTTGGTTgttccttaaaaagaaaaatgatatcTCTCATTTGGGTCTTTtgtataaacaaaacaataggGAAATTTAATTTGCCTTGAAAACTAGATAGAAAtaggaataaagaaaaaagggaTGAGAGCTCTCACTCTCTCCTCTGTTCGGCggctaaccctagggttttTCCGTCCGATATTCTTGGATTGCGACGTTGGCGTCCGTGGTCCTTGGCTGCCGAGTCTCTTGGACTCGAGAATCTCTCCTCTTCAACCTTCGGGTTGCTGCAACCTGCTCTCGTCGTTTTGGCGATGGGATTCAACCCCTTCGGGTTTTGCTCGTGTTCTTAGGGCTGCAATCGGTTTCAATGATGGTGGTGGAGGGCAGCGCCATGATCTGGCGGATCCTAATCAAAC
Above is a genomic segment from Rosa chinensis cultivar Old Blush chromosome 3, RchiOBHm-V2, whole genome shotgun sequence containing:
- the LOC112195123 gene encoding L-type lectin-domain containing receptor kinase IV.1, which produces MFVKVSVLLVLLVLLAPAEAQDLNFIYNDGFTGRSGLNLSLDGIAEITPTGLLKLTNDTKLKSGHAFYPNPVTFKNSENDTAFSFSTNFVFAIRSEYTTLSAHGIAFVIAPTRGLPGALPSQYLSLFNGSNNGNFSNHVFAVELDTIQNTEFSDINENHVGIDINGLHSVQAAPAGYFDGQFKNLSLISGKEMRVWVEYDGTKKQIEVTIAPIAVATKPTTPLLSLKYDLSPILNKTMYVGFSSSTGSLFTSHYVVGWSFRMNGQAQDLIASKLPKLPSIAGKKRSMLFTFGVPLISVNLFLLVVSGVLYVIRRKRKFAEVLEDWELEYGPQRFKYKELYIATKGFREKGLLGTGGFGKVYRGLLPSSKIEIAVKRVSHESRQGMKEFVAEIASIGRLRHRNLVQLLGYCRRKGELLLVYDYMPNGSLDKYLYDQPQVTLNWSQRFKVIKGVASGLLYLHEEWEQVVIHRDVKASNVLLDGEMNGRLGDFGLARLYDHGTDPQTTHIVGTLGYLAPEHTRTGRATTSTDVFAFGAFLLEVACGKRPIKTQGPEDVILVDWVFSCWNRSNILEARDQSIGMDFVAEEVELVLKLGLLCSHSEPAARPSMRQVVQYLASDAALPEVSLLGLSSSGLTGGHRDGFDDYTLSYQSSLGNKFSHHSSYVAESALLSGGR